Proteins from a genomic interval of Desulfurobacterium sp. TC5-1:
- a CDS encoding Crp/Fnr family transcriptional regulator: MHVLKSLPLFSTLTDLEIRKIENVLIYRRYHRGQVLFSSYDEANGIYILTHGKVKLYKSFGGKEQTLRIFAPVSMIGEAGALKGGNFPANAVALEDTEVLFLHRKELTNIIKNNPDIAMKMIGILSERLFHLVSLVENLSLKDAVSRVYDYIVHKADESGRLEFKTTIVAMELGLTVETVSRAVSQLKKRGKIRKTGKIVELI, translated from the coding sequence GTGCATGTTTTGAAATCTCTTCCTCTCTTCTCCACACTTACAGATCTGGAAATCAGGAAGATAGAGAATGTTCTCATTTACAGAAGATACCATCGAGGGCAGGTTTTATTCTCTTCTTACGACGAGGCTAACGGTATCTACATTCTTACACACGGTAAGGTTAAGTTGTATAAGTCTTTTGGTGGAAAAGAACAGACGTTAAGGATTTTTGCGCCCGTTTCAATGATAGGTGAGGCAGGAGCATTAAAAGGGGGAAATTTTCCGGCAAACGCAGTAGCCCTTGAGGATACAGAAGTTCTTTTCCTCCACAGGAAAGAGTTGACAAATATTATTAAAAATAATCCAGATATTGCAATGAAGATGATAGGTATTCTTTCAGAGCGTCTCTTTCACCTTGTCAGTCTTGTTGAAAATTTAAGCTTGAAAGACGCGGTTTCCAGAGTTTACGACTATATAGTCCATAAGGCAGATGAGAGTGGAAGATTGGAGTTTAAAACGACGATTGTTGCCATGGAGCTTGGCCTTACCGTGGAAACAGTTTCCAGGGCAGTTTCTCAATTAAAAAAGAGAGGTAAAATAAGAAAAACCGGAAAAATTGTAGAACTTATTTAG
- a CDS encoding DUF1847 domain-containing protein, with product MKCHLCNDKGCYREGKVCQKSPELHTLPKEDLKMLKTASEIEKEFYCKMTRIEEIVEFSKRMGYRRIGIAFCIGLFNEAKTVAEILTKKGFEVFSAICKIGSVDKETLNIPKLKEGKEAVCNPIGQAKALNEKGTDLNIVIGLCVGHDILFQKYSDAPSTVFIVKDRVLSHNPAGALYTPYHLRRIMGE from the coding sequence ATGAAGTGTCACCTGTGTAACGATAAAGGATGTTACCGTGAAGGAAAGGTATGTCAGAAATCCCCTGAATTACATACTCTTCCAAAAGAAGACCTGAAGATGCTAAAAACGGCTTCCGAAATAGAAAAAGAATTCTACTGCAAAATGACCCGAATAGAGGAAATCGTAGAATTTTCAAAGAGAATGGGATACAGGAGAATAGGCATAGCGTTCTGCATAGGGCTTTTCAATGAAGCAAAGACTGTCGCAGAAATCTTAACCAAAAAAGGATTTGAAGTTTTCTCAGCCATTTGTAAGATTGGAAGCGTAGATAAAGAAACACTGAACATACCAAAACTTAAAGAAGGGAAAGAAGCTGTATGCAACCCCATAGGACAGGCAAAAGCCTTAAACGAAAAGGGAACAGACCTTAACATAGTAATAGGCCTTTGCGTCGGCCACGATATTCTGTTTCAGAAATACTCTGATGCACCTTCAACAGTATTCATCGTTAAAGACAGAGTACTCTCTCACAACCCTGCAGGTGCACTTTACACACCGTACCATCTGCGTAGAATCATGGGGGAATGA
- the cooS gene encoding anaerobic carbon-monoxide dehydrogenase catalytic subunit, protein MFKKLFGGAPEENGNDVISFHKSINYMYKRVKEAQLSNVADRFEAMEKVRCKFCKEGVSCQLCSMGPCRITPQTPRGVCGIDAHGIVMRNLLHKTNMGLAAYTYHAREVAETLKATAEGKTIFTIKDASKIDLLADIFDVDQSLELNEKAKAVAEKYLQLLAENRESTLVEKLAPQSRKDVFRKLGIFSKGPLQELVDSVARGMTNIDGDYISLALAALRNGVASLFGALVPLELMQDALYGTPMPHEGEVDLGILDPEYVNILPNGHEPFVGQALIELAKDERLQQMAREAGAKGIKVVGSIETGQELLARNPVDEVFAGLTANWIGIEYYLSTGAVDVFAMDMNCSLANLKEYADKYKFKLVAVSNIIGVPGAERLEYRPGNEKEVARKIIEMAIENFKERKATVKGENLSEYRQKAIVGFSAEAIINALGGSLTPLLEVIKSGDIKGVVALVNCTTLANGPQDSLTVNLARELIKRDILVIGAGCGNAGLQQAGLETLEAAEKYAGERLKGVCKALGIPPVLSFGTCTDTGRIVMTVVAIANALGVDTADLPVAVTAPEYMEQKAVIDGFSAVAMGLYTHVSPTPPVTGSDKVVKLLLEDVESLTGGKIAIGDDPVEVANGIEAHILKKREALGI, encoded by the coding sequence ATGTTCAAGAAGCTTTTTGGCGGTGCGCCGGAAGAGAACGGAAACGATGTTATCAGTTTCCACAAAAGTATCAACTATATGTATAAGAGAGTAAAAGAAGCGCAGCTCTCTAATGTTGCCGACAGATTTGAAGCGATGGAAAAGGTTAGATGCAAATTCTGCAAAGAGGGTGTTTCCTGTCAGCTCTGTTCAATGGGTCCCTGCCGTATTACTCCACAAACACCGAGAGGGGTGTGTGGTATAGATGCTCACGGCATTGTTATGAGAAACCTCCTTCACAAGACAAATATGGGACTTGCCGCCTACACGTACCATGCCAGAGAGGTTGCTGAAACACTGAAAGCTACAGCTGAAGGAAAGACAATATTTACCATAAAGGATGCTTCAAAGATAGACCTTTTAGCTGATATCTTTGATGTTGACCAGTCTCTTGAACTTAACGAAAAGGCAAAGGCAGTGGCAGAAAAATATCTCCAGCTTCTTGCTGAAAACAGGGAGTCAACGCTTGTTGAAAAGCTGGCACCACAGTCAAGAAAGGATGTTTTCCGTAAATTGGGTATCTTTTCTAAAGGTCCGCTTCAGGAGCTTGTAGATTCTGTTGCAAGAGGTATGACAAACATTGACGGTGATTATATAAGCCTTGCCCTTGCCGCTTTAAGAAACGGCGTTGCTTCCCTGTTTGGTGCCTTAGTTCCTCTTGAACTTATGCAGGATGCACTTTATGGAACACCAATGCCCCATGAGGGAGAAGTCGATTTAGGTATCCTTGACCCGGAATACGTTAACATCCTTCCCAACGGTCATGAGCCTTTTGTTGGTCAGGCTCTCATAGAGCTTGCAAAGGATGAAAGGCTTCAGCAGATGGCAAGGGAGGCAGGTGCAAAAGGTATAAAAGTTGTTGGCTCTATTGAGACAGGTCAGGAACTGCTTGCCAGAAATCCTGTTGATGAGGTTTTTGCAGGTCTTACAGCAAACTGGATAGGTATTGAATACTATCTTTCAACAGGAGCTGTTGATGTCTTTGCAATGGATATGAACTGTTCTCTTGCAAACCTTAAGGAGTATGCAGATAAGTATAAATTCAAGCTTGTTGCAGTTTCAAACATCATAGGCGTACCGGGAGCTGAAAGGCTTGAGTACAGGCCGGGAAATGAGAAAGAGGTTGCAAGAAAAATAATAGAGATGGCTATCGAAAACTTCAAGGAGAGGAAAGCAACTGTTAAGGGAGAGAATCTTTCAGAATACAGGCAGAAGGCTATAGTTGGATTTTCGGCTGAGGCAATTATCAACGCCCTTGGCGGAAGTTTGACGCCGCTTCTTGAGGTTATAAAGTCCGGCGATATTAAGGGTGTTGTTGCGCTCGTTAACTGTACTACTCTTGCCAACGGACCTCAGGACAGCCTTACTGTTAATCTTGCCAGAGAACTTATAAAGAGAGACATTTTAGTCATAGGCGCCGGTTGCGGTAACGCAGGCCTTCAGCAGGCGGGACTTGAGACGCTTGAAGCTGCTGAGAAGTATGCAGGTGAGAGGTTGAAAGGTGTTTGTAAGGCTCTTGGTATTCCACCGGTTCTCTCTTTTGGCACCTGTACAGATACAGGAAGAATTGTTATGACAGTTGTTGCAATAGCAAATGCGCTCGGCGTTGATACGGCTGACCTTCCCGTTGCTGTTACCGCACCTGAGTATATGGAGCAGAAAGCGGTTATTGATGGATTTTCAGCCGTTGCCATGGGACTTTACACCCATGTTTCACCAACTCCACCGGTTACAGGTTCAGATAAGGTTGTAAAGCTTCTCCTTGAAGATGTTGAATCTCTCACAGGTGGTAAGATAGCCATTGGTGATGATCCTGTTGAAGTTGCCAATGGTATTGAAGCCCATATTCTTAAAAAGAGAGAAGCTCTGGGTATATGA
- a CDS encoding nitrous oxide-stimulated promoter family protein — translation MGIEKEKRTIEKMILVFCHGKHGTREGLCPECQSLKDYAFSRLDLCPFGDKKPSCRKCPVHCYTPEMRERIREVMRYSGPRMVFHAPFEWFKHRVEEILDRIFKN, via the coding sequence ATGGGAATAGAAAAAGAGAAGAGAACTATAGAGAAAATGATTTTAGTATTCTGCCACGGAAAACACGGAACGCGAGAGGGTTTGTGTCCAGAGTGTCAGTCTTTAAAAGATTACGCTTTCAGCAGACTTGACCTTTGCCCTTTCGGCGATAAGAAACCTTCTTGTAGAAAGTGTCCCGTTCACTGCTACACACCTGAAATGAGAGAACGGATAAGAGAAGTAATGAGATACAGTGGACCCCGTATGGTCTTTCATGCACCTTTTGAGTGGTTTAAACACAGGGTAGAGGAAATTCTTGATAGAATATTTAAAAATTAG
- a CDS encoding GGDEF domain-containing protein, producing MKKTCPFLDGCTFINYIKIEDTWDKIVTLFCRADYENCHRYLRKKSGASVPEDLWPLEDVAVSEILKELGFEFKKHLQMYRRYFLAFKGSSLFREILSKTIYSIESIERKHEKTFLKTFFKNYYDELFIKNFNQEFFTRMANFYEKEKIDDALFDSMFLMYTSDLAENLYTWLSTTLNNQFLQTHILSTFVKLNTLSLLFLKKNQKLMHELEILYRSHIKLSEVNKELYTDPLSGVYSRRFMEDFGEDIINRFTYLLFIDIDNFKEINDTCGHDAGDEVLRTLGSMFKKLLRDRDVIIRFGGDEFLIAVDTPTEELAMKVAKRIHSSIRKMEVNYEGKKIKVTVSVGVCKIDKEKSFEENLKRVDKALYRAKNSGRDRIVLSE from the coding sequence ATGAAAAAAACGTGTCCATTCCTTGACGGATGTACTTTCATAAACTACATAAAAATAGAAGACACATGGGACAAAATAGTTACGCTGTTTTGCAGAGCAGATTACGAAAACTGTCACAGATACCTGAGAAAAAAATCGGGTGCAAGTGTTCCCGAGGATTTGTGGCCACTTGAAGACGTAGCCGTATCAGAAATATTAAAAGAACTTGGATTTGAATTTAAAAAGCATCTGCAGATGTACAGGAGGTACTTTTTAGCGTTTAAAGGCTCTTCATTATTTAGAGAAATTCTTTCAAAAACGATCTATTCAATAGAATCTATAGAAAGAAAGCACGAAAAAACTTTTCTTAAAACTTTTTTTAAAAACTACTATGACGAACTTTTCATAAAAAACTTTAATCAGGAATTTTTTACTCGGATGGCTAACTTTTACGAAAAAGAGAAAATCGACGATGCTCTCTTTGACTCCATGTTTTTAATGTACACATCCGACCTGGCGGAAAACCTCTATACCTGGCTCTCTACAACGCTCAACAATCAATTTTTGCAAACCCATATTCTGTCAACATTTGTAAAGTTAAACACCCTGTCCCTCCTATTTTTAAAGAAAAATCAGAAGCTCATGCATGAACTGGAAATTCTTTACCGTTCTCACATAAAACTATCAGAGGTCAACAAGGAACTCTATACGGATCCATTGTCAGGGGTTTACAGCAGACGCTTTATGGAAGATTTTGGTGAGGACATCATAAACAGATTTACATACTTATTATTTATAGACATAGATAATTTTAAGGAAATCAACGATACCTGCGGACACGATGCCGGTGATGAGGTTTTAAGAACGCTGGGCAGCATGTTCAAAAAGCTCCTGAGGGACAGAGATGTTATCATAAGATTTGGAGGAGACGAGTTTTTAATTGCCGTGGATACACCTACAGAAGAGTTGGCCATGAAGGTGGCAAAAAGGATTCACAGTTCTATTAGAAAAATGGAAGTTAACTACGAAGGTAAAAAAATAAAAGTTACAGTATCTGTAGGAGTCTGCAAAATCGACAAGGAAAAGAGCTTTGAAGAGAACCTTAAAAGAGTTGATAAAGCTCTATACCGGGCTAAAAATAGCGGGAGAGACAGAATCGTTTTATCCGAATAG
- a CDS encoding N-glycosylase/DNA lyase produces MNSKVYSGMKKTLSSMTINDVIQIEKSDPQFQAIKELSTYYKDKRVSFVKLVVINALLSYQLPMRGEEYWKRFSEFFSVHSRIEDFPEFLKLNNYRLLKTRLKRFEKVKRAVDEIFKTENDVEIAMKDIKGLLDKLSKALKQRKDAKTVVFAIKMFIYACRTMYDENLTAPKGIFIPMDSRIRSISEDKNFWKRLEEETGIPLIHIDAVLWLSHKKWKV; encoded by the coding sequence TTGAACAGTAAGGTTTATTCCGGAATGAAGAAAACTTTATCATCAATGACTATAAACGATGTTATTCAAATTGAAAAAAGCGATCCCCAGTTTCAGGCAATTAAAGAACTCTCCACCTACTACAAAGATAAAAGAGTTTCTTTTGTAAAACTCGTGGTTATAAATGCTCTCCTCTCTTACCAGCTACCAATGAGAGGTGAAGAATACTGGAAAAGGTTTTCTGAGTTTTTTTCTGTCCACAGCAGAATTGAAGACTTTCCAGAATTTTTAAAACTGAACAACTATAGGCTTTTAAAAACGCGGCTTAAAAGATTTGAAAAGGTTAAAAGAGCCGTGGACGAGATTTTTAAAACAGAAAATGATGTGGAAATTGCAATGAAAGACATAAAAGGATTATTGGATAAACTTTCAAAAGCCCTTAAGCAGAGAAAAGATGCAAAAACCGTTGTCTTTGCAATAAAAATGTTTATCTATGCATGCCGTACAATGTATGATGAAAACCTTACCGCACCGAAAGGTATATTCATACCAATGGACAGCCGCATCCGCTCAATTTCAGAAGATAAAAATTTCTGGAAAAGATTGGAAGAAGAGACGGGAATTCCCCTGATTCACATTGATGCAGTTTTATGGCTATCCCACAAAAAGTGGAAAGTTTAG
- a CDS encoding cytochrome c3 family protein: MRAAILTAVLLLASATAHAGGYLLSAHGNTTYGVSRTSMPGYSVGNCDNCHEMHASQNGAEPAPVNGAPSPFALFAPNFNTAKTTNPYVLSDDYCFYCHSTTTDGSLQNGGIDNHNFSYTFGGYNASNVTGIFQMFNQASYHNLYDIYQFATGNAGSTTLPFSSFFKPQSNPCDACHNPHIVRANRRNVDNPYYTPLSKPSDHSHLWGDDANETLAALTDMYQPPYYYGSTVTFEPDGTAGTPAQQAAKMPDYISFCTDCHNTTNIIYSTTIQHFDPNTGTVTTGGNLYSIDWFSANGDKHGFRVADSNTTLADPNTASLQAPYNNTSLPVNANGAGFVVSCMDCHEAHGSKNLYLIREEVNGKELVDGLASTLGYNTTISSPNDIWKLCVNCHQVYGGSIPQTWYVIHHTNPDAPYKYPTRCIGCHGTFGWTGEDCQYCHFHGGDDSILLTINPSYYTGRRTF; the protein is encoded by the coding sequence ATGAGGGCAGCAATTTTAACAGCAGTATTGCTTTTGGCAAGCGCTACCGCCCATGCTGGTGGTTATCTGCTGTCCGCCCACGGCAACACAACATACGGCGTCAGCAGAACGTCCATGCCCGGATACTCTGTCGGAAACTGTGACAACTGCCACGAAATGCACGCAAGCCAGAACGGTGCAGAGCCTGCACCGGTCAACGGAGCTCCGTCACCATTTGCACTCTTTGCTCCAAACTTCAATACGGCCAAAACCACCAATCCTTACGTGCTGTCTGACGATTACTGCTTCTACTGCCACTCCACCACCACAGACGGTTCACTGCAAAATGGCGGAATAGATAACCACAATTTCAGTTATACATTTGGAGGTTACAACGCATCAAATGTAACAGGTATATTCCAGATGTTTAATCAGGCTTCCTACCACAATCTCTACGATATTTACCAGTTTGCAACGGGAAACGCAGGCAGTACCACCCTGCCTTTTTCATCCTTTTTTAAACCCCAGTCAAATCCGTGTGATGCCTGCCACAACCCTCACATAGTCAGGGCTAACAGGAGAAATGTTGATAATCCTTACTATACACCCCTCTCAAAACCCTCCGACCACAGCCATCTCTGGGGTGATGATGCCAATGAAACTCTGGCAGCTTTGACAGACATGTACCAGCCGCCCTACTACTATGGTTCAACAGTTACGTTTGAGCCTGACGGCACTGCAGGGACCCCTGCCCAGCAGGCTGCCAAGATGCCCGATTACATAAGCTTCTGCACAGACTGCCACAATACAACTAATATCATTTACAGCACCACCATTCAGCACTTTGACCCTAATACGGGAACCGTTACAACGGGCGGCAATCTCTATTCTATTGACTGGTTCTCTGCAAACGGAGATAAGCACGGATTCAGGGTGGCGGATTCCAATACCACACTGGCAGACCCAAATACCGCTTCACTTCAGGCACCTTACAACAATACATCCCTTCCTGTCAATGCAAATGGTGCAGGATTTGTTGTTTCATGTATGGACTGTCACGAGGCTCACGGTTCAAAGAATCTCTACTTAATAAGAGAAGAGGTGAACGGAAAAGAGCTTGTTGACGGACTTGCGTCCACATTGGGTTACAATACGACCATTTCATCACCAAACGATATCTGGAAGCTATGTGTAAACTGCCATCAAGTATATGGGGGTTCTATACCTCAGACATGGTATGTGATACATCATACAAATCCGGATGCACCTTATAAATATCCAACAAGATGCATAGGATGTCACGGAACTTTCGGCTGGACTGGTGAGGACTGTCAGTACTGCCACTTTCACGGCGGCGATGACAGTATTCTGCTGACAATCAACCCGAGTTATTACACTGGAAGAAGAACCTTCTAA
- the ccsA gene encoding cytochrome c biogenesis protein CcsA: MNLKKTQKFLNFTVFVILTVIEIYRTFKTGYPPIFSPFDSLLLLTAVFALISGLMETGIAGTILSIFLTIPLFFLPQSIKEIPPIIRTPLFIIHVTSAMVSYAIFLSLSVIALFDLKKKNLTYKKPLLLGFLLFSVSMVIGGIWAYLAWADLFPFEPKSLFSLFLWFYTAFLLHVETDKAFKEFKHYFIAAAGGFVLFSFFGINFLFGGTHGF, translated from the coding sequence ATGAACTTAAAAAAGACTCAAAAATTTCTAAACTTCACGGTTTTCGTTATCTTAACCGTTATAGAGATTTACAGAACCTTCAAAACAGGGTATCCTCCTATATTCTCTCCATTTGATTCCCTACTGCTGTTAACAGCAGTATTTGCACTAATTTCAGGACTCATGGAAACAGGTATAGCAGGAACTATCCTGTCCATCTTTTTAACTATTCCTCTATTTTTTCTTCCACAGTCTATCAAGGAAATACCTCCCATTATAAGAACGCCTCTATTTATCATCCACGTAACCTCTGCCATGGTATCCTACGCAATTTTTCTATCTCTGTCGGTAATAGCACTGTTTGATTTAAAGAAAAAAAATTTAACCTATAAGAAACCTCTACTACTTGGATTTCTCCTGTTTTCCGTATCTATGGTTATTGGTGGAATATGGGCTTACCTTGCCTGGGCAGACCTGTTCCCTTTTGAACCGAAATCCCTTTTTTCTCTGTTTTTATGGTTTTATACCGCATTTCTCCTGCACGTGGAAACGGATAAGGCATTCAAGGAATTTAAACATTATTTCATCGCTGCTGCCGGTGGCTTCGTTCTCTTCTCGTTCTTCGGAATAAACTTCCTCTTCGGAGGAACACATGGTTTCTAA
- a CDS encoding NifB/NifX family molybdenum-iron cluster-binding protein — MIIAIPAVETEVNGKKLISPHFGKAPAFVIFNGITGESMLVENPKKRAGYGGGRLIADLFMRNGVDVVLVKEMGEGAFFNLQTAGIKIFLIPENIKFVEDAISLYNEGKLQPLTQPSEGGHHH; from the coding sequence ATGATTATCGCTATTCCGGCAGTAGAAACGGAAGTTAATGGAAAAAAGCTCATAAGTCCTCACTTTGGAAAAGCACCTGCATTTGTGATATTCAACGGAATAACGGGAGAATCGATGCTTGTTGAAAATCCAAAGAAACGAGCAGGTTACGGAGGTGGACGATTAATAGCTGATCTCTTTATGAGAAACGGCGTTGATGTAGTTCTTGTGAAAGAGATGGGTGAAGGAGCGTTCTTTAACCTTCAAACCGCCGGCATAAAAATTTTCCTCATACCCGAAAATATAAAGTTTGTAGAAGATGCCATAAGCCTTTACAATGAAGGAAAACTACAACCACTTACACAGCCTTCTGAAGGCGGACACCACCACTGA